The genomic window CAATgaccaactacatgtaatgatgtacatgtatttgttttcaggTTTTTGGAACCAAACCACTCCATGAAGCCACCACCAAGTATGACAACAGCTGTATCCAGGTGCTGGTGGATGCAGGTGCGGATGTCAATGGCAGGAGATCAGATGGCTTCAGTGTCCTGACCCATGCTATCCTGCAGACAGAGGATGACAATGATAGAAGGGCTTTTAGGAActtcaacaacatcaaaactCTCCTGAAAAATGGTGCCAACCTCTCACTGAAGCTGGCAAACCACAGTCTACATGAGAGCCTTCTGCAGTGCATTCAGCAGGAATATGAGGGTGACCGTGTAGACATGACTAGCCTCCTTATGACACTTAAGATGCTGTTCGATAATGGATACAAGCCCAAAATGTCGGAGTTTGTTCAGTGTATTTCAGCTCTCAGTGATGGGGAAGGAGATGTTATGGAGGGGGTTAGATTCTTCATGGGGCAGTTCACAATCAATGAGTTAGATGTGGTACATTTTGACGTGTTCATGAGCTGGGTGCTGGAAAATATTTGTGAGGCGTACACAGATAGAGACATGGCAAACCTCTGCCTGTGCAACCTGCGGGAGATCAGGAAGTGCTTCACCCTCCTCACCAGTGCAGTCGTGATCTACCCCTGTAGCCTGGAGGCAAGACTCCTGAGGGAAAAGGCCCATCTGTTCAAGTACAAAGCAGAGATACTGATGGAGATAACTGACTCTCCCCCACACCACTCAGATCTGCTGGTGAAGTTTGTGGACACAATGGACTGGATTGAGGCACAGGTGAACATGCTCCCCTCTCTCAAGAACCTGAGTCGTTGTGTGTTGAGGAAGGCTCTTGGCACATGTGGCCTGTCTCATAAGGTGGAGCAGGTGGAGCTTCCCAAGGAGTTAGTGACATTTACACTGTTGGAAGATATCTAGGATGTATTGTACCTGATAGTCTACAATTGATTTCCTTCTTTGTTCGCTGcataaagctggagacagtagGTTAAAGTTGAAGATAAGATGagaatttttcttttgttttttgttctggAGGCTGTTGTAAACAATTAGTAAGTGTACACCTAAGTGCCTTAGGAAGGAGGTCTGTTAATGCAAAGATGACAATTCAAAGATGAAGTCACATTTGACTTTCAACTTGACTAATACCTTTGTGCCAAGAAGGTGCTCTGATCTAATGGTTTCTTTAGAAAACCAATGATGTAAACATGCTGTACCATTGTAAACTCCCTGCTTGCTTACAAGAAAGTGATGGAACTGTCCTCACTGTACCAGTAGTTTTTGTTCACAAAATGTTGAACTTCCTGTACTTGCCTCTCATCACCAAGACTTAGATAAAGGCATTTCCTAATGTTTATAAGAATGTGGAGCAAacttttctatacatgtattatgtaaataCCTATTGAgtctgtttattttgaaatactgaATGTTGTATGTGATTGTTGCTCACCTATGACCATGCAACAAATGTTCAGATAACGTTAGAAACAGCAAACATGTGTTACTGATATTGGTCGTATTTAGTTTTACCAaggagttttaaaaaaattgttatcaGCTACTCATGTTCGTTTTTATTATTCTCTCAAAATTCTTTGGCAAGGAAGATCCTTAGTCGGTGCTATGAATGAATGTTAATTGGCCTAGGTAATTCAGTTCATCTGTACTGTGTGTTTGAAAGCATTTATGTTGATGGGTTGTAAAACTCTGTCTGAGCCAGCTATAACTCCCTCTGCCTAACAGCTCCCCTGGATCACTAATTTCGTCCCCTAGCAaatttctaaggtactgcagcagaaaatcCGGTTTTGGTATTTCATGTCCTCTTgttgctatggtcatgatttttgagtggtagatagctcttggggcagagagcAAGTGGTGTATTTTTTTAGCTCTGAAGCAGCTTTTTAAAAACTGTATAGgcagattttgtttcagactttgaaagagaactCAAGAATGGGATGAcgaatcgtcatgatttttgatatgtaGATAATTCAAGTGAGGATTTACATGATTAAATGCTACCATTATTGTGCTAATCAGGATccagtttgcataattgattaggaaAGATTTAAGATCTGCTGCATTCCATGAGCCTAAAACATGTGACTTATGTTACCAAGAAAGTGAGGaatatcaacagatatcaatggtcttcatttgcatgattaatttgAAAATACTATGTTAATTTCATAGAGGTAAATAATTTCAAGTTCATTCTTGTAGCATTACGAAGCTATGTAAAGGTGAACCTTACCAAACAAAATGTTAAATCATATTACCTGATCTATCAGGAAATGATAATGGCCTTCTTTGGTATTAAaagatgagactttcatacttgGAACAACTTTGGGAGTAGAAGATGACCAACTGAGacaatctatgcaaatgagggccttatttgcataagcaGTGGGAaacgtcactcgaaaaggttgaTATCTCTTAGCGAAGGTAACTTACATGTTTGGCTTTGTAGATTGCAGGATCTAGGAGAACCTGATAATACAGGCCCAGAACGTGCCTGATTACACAGCGTCCTCTGTCATCTTTGTACAGTACTGCAGCTAGCCTCGTTCTCAATATTtgtgaggtcaaaggtaaaACGTTACTGTTTACCAGAGAAATGTAAACATTCGCAACTTAGGACAGTGGTAGAGTGTGTTTTGAAGACCACAAAGCATCttagttatgttatgttacactCGGTAATGTATGGAGGAAATTGAAGACCGCCGGTGGCCCATAATGTGCGCCGCAGACCAAGTTTGACCGGACCGACTGCACCCTCGAGCGATCGTGGCCACGACGCCCCCCACCCTCTTTCCGTGTTGAAGCAGTGTTGAAGCTTGACCACACAACACTAGACACACTGCACCGCATCGTTTTCGAACCAGCTGTCGATGTCACCGTCTGATGTGAACTTCCTTCAGTACCAGGAGAAATTCTATGCTGTCACTTCTAGAAGCTGAAACTGTTGCTTGACACCTCACCGAAAGTTAGAAACACTCTTCCCAACTCACCGAAACAGTTAGTCGAGACAACATGGCTTGATTTATAGCAAAACCCAAACCTCCTTACATGATGCGTTATTTGCTGTGGATAATGTGAAGTTGAGTCGCCGACATGTCGGAAAGTCACGGTGTGTTTGTAGGAAACCTCAATCCATCCCGAGGCAAAGAGGACCTCAGGCATGGTCTGACATGCTTGCTGACAAGTCTTGGCTTCAGTGCAGTAACAGAAGATGATGTGGAAGTGAAAAAGAAACACCGAAGGGCTTTTGGCTTTATCTACTTCCAGTGTGCAGAAGAGCAAAATCATGCATTAAGTAATTTATTGTCACTTTCTGAAGATAGTTTGATTTTGATTTCCCAACTTCAAATAGTAGCAGAGAACAAACGACTTAAGATCAACTTGAAGAATGATGATCATGGAGAGCATCGTATGGAAATGGGAAAACGTAGAAAGCAAGTACGTAATATGGAGCAGCATCAAATGGCTGCTCATGAAAGTGTGACAAATCATCACTCATCAAATGCTCGGTGCAATAGCCGACCCCCAGATCTTTTAGATTTTAGCAAAGTTCCAAATGAAACTCAGAGAACTGACTGGCCAGCCAACAGGAGTTCAGAGAATTGGCTGCTTGGGGAGTCAATTGGTACAGAAACCAGATCTCTGGAATTCAAAAAGGGAGATGGTAACTTCTTAGACGTCCATCTGAAAAAGACAGTGGCAAAATATATTTGTGCTTTTCTAAACAGTGACGGTGGAACACTGATGGTGGGAGTCACTGATGATGGTACGTTTACCCGCAAAAAAGTTTACCCGCTGAAAAGGTTACCTGCAGTCTTAACATAACACTAAGAAACTGTGATGGCAATATGTCCAaagggtacaatgtatgtcaatcAAACCTTAACAGGTAATACAGTtgtcaaaaagttttcaaaaagtCTGAtttggtggtacatgtatacattgtaacaTTGATTTGACCCCAACGTGTTTTTGTTTGACCAGGCCAGGTGTGCGGCGTCAGCTGTGACCACAGAAGGGAGGACAATGTCAGGATTGACATTGACAGTGTTATAAAAGGCTTCAGACCTCAAGTCTTTCCATCACAGTACAGTGTCAAGTTCACCCCAGTCCTGGAACAATCAATACATGGTGTGTTATACTTTGTATGATGTTCTCTTTCTCTAATAAAAGAGGAGAGAAGGGGAGAAGTTTTattaagatatacaaatgtagcaataCCATATGTCATGGCTTCCATATCTTGGACATGAAAGATGTAACAGTTATTGCAATATCAATGGCAAGTAATTTAAATTTGAactgtacaaatgtaattgtacCATCAGGTGATGCACCTACCAATAGGAAAGTGCTGTCCATCACAGTCCACACTCCTACCGACCGACACCAAGGTCTGTATGCCACACCCCATGGAGAGGTGTTTGTACGGAGAGATGGAAGTGTGGAGGAACTCTCAGCCAGTGGTGTGCAGGAGTGGTGTAGAAGAGTAAGAATCATTGACTTATTTATCTTCAATCTTGTTTTACCATGTCTTACACTATACATACAACATAATGGGAGGTACTTTATCAGTTTTGTCCAGGTATTTGTctgaaaaacattcaaatttttgTTCACATATTCCACAGACCTTAGGATAGAAGATAAGACTCATCTAACTTCCCGTGCCTGATGAAGAAATTCTAACTCAATTGTATTACAAATTAACAATCCTTCCCAGAACTACCAGAAGGACCTGCAGGTACTGCAGGACAGGGAGCGACAACTTCTCAGGGAACTACAAGACAAGGAGCACAGGGAGCAGCAGCGACTCAAGGAACAACAAGACAAAGATGTTTCCTCCCAGAATTACCTGCAGGATTTGCATGTCCTACAGGATAGGGAGCAACAGCTCCTTCAGGAACTACAAGACAAAGAACACAGGTTAAAGGAGGTGGAGAAAAAGCTTTCATCAAAGTCCAAAGTCTGTGTCATCTTATGAGAACAAAATCAAGTTGAAGCTGCAGAGTCTAGACTAAAATTATCAGGACTGAAACATCTTGAGAGAAGTAGAGCTAGTATACAATGATAgatggtacatttgtattcataCATTCCATTGAACATTGATGATAGTTAGTTTCAGCATCTATGAATTCTTCCATTTCCAGCTGACTCGCTGTAGTCTGTTACAGAAAATGGTCTGAACTTTCAAGTACTGTTGTCAGTTAAAAATGACAGCAAAAGTTGCAAAGGAATGCTTTCTTTTGCTATGGACACAACAAACAACATTTGCAATTCAAACATAACAGGACCAAAGAACACGTTTTCATAATGTATTAATTTGAACAgattgaacacattttgtaaaAGGTAAGATGTGTTGAATCAGCTAAAAAGATATTTATGTTAGATGCACATAGTGCTTCAGTCTTTGGACACCTGAGGCTGCACTATATCTACATCAGtcaatgttttcattatttGTATGTTACATTATAAGTCATCTTTTGTTCTTGCATGTTTAATGGTCTAACAGAATGTATTCATTGAATCATTAATGTTTTGTCACATTATGGCATTGATGTCAAATGAGTCATGATAAAACAAACTGCAGTGCTACATTTTAACAGTGAAAGGAATACTTTGCATGCTCAATAGCTCCTTCACGATCAATGATTATGTATGAGCCACATTTGTGCTTTACAAGATAGTGTTGCAGAAAGCTACGGTCTGTTTTTCTATGAAAGATTCCAACATTGAAAGTTTCCCATCTGTGTGCACCCAATGATCCAGCAATTTTGCAAATTTTAAAAATGTTactctgaaatgaaataaagtctatatatttcaaattttgaactAAATAGTCTTGTGTCATTTTGCATTAAAGAATGGTATGCGTATCTGATGAATTGAGCTTTTGATGAAACTAACACTGTCAACTTAACGTTACTACTTTATTTCATTGCATCACACATATCGATATCCCTCTTTTACTCCCAATGCGTACACATGCATCACACTGAGGAAACACACAGACTCATGTGTAGGGGATACTCTTGTGCCTTGACACGGCCCTGCATTTATGCAACTTTATTTTTGTTGGTGTGTGCGGTAAAATAACGTTAGACTAAGAGTGAATAATTTCAAAAACTTTCTTGCAAATGTAAGCTAATTGCAAGCAGACAAACGAGCAACAGTTTATTTTGTGGATATTCATAGCATTACATGACATATCCTACTTTTTGTGACCCTCCCTCTTGGGAACAGGTGTATTTTGACCATCATGCATCTGTCCAAGTTGTCACATGATTGACCCAAAATGGCTGCCGCCATGGAAAAGTTTGAGGCTCCAAGTAGTTTGGTGAAAACCAGGCGGCCGATAGTCGCGTCACCCACGTTTTAAGTAGTTCCCCGATCACCTAAAACCTCCGTGACGTTGTAAACATGGAGACAGGGAAGAGCGGTGACGGGAAGACCTCCCACCCGTTCGGGAGAGAGGAAGAAGTAGCGGTCGGTCAGCTGTTCGTCTGCTTCTGTAACAACGTCTCGCTGGGTCAGTGGGAACTGGCCCGGGCCTGTGTGGAGCAGCTTCACAAGTACAGGGAGAAAACTCCATGTAACATCCAAGATATTCTCAAAGCCATTGCAGAACATCCTTATGATCTAAGGTAGGTCTTTGATAAAAGGTCAACATcacaacgcccccccccccacttccgGATCGTCCAACTGGCGGGGGGCGGGGCGTGCTAAACTTCGATTCCTGTCgtaaaacaaaattgttttaatgatttttacaTCTCAATATATACATTATAGACAACGTTGCCATTTTCTATACACTAAAGCATCAAATTCAACTTAACACATTCGTCGTATTGATTTGGGTCATAAGTAACAAAGGTCGCATAAAACAAGGTTAGCAGTTGCACATCAAAGTTTACCTTTCATACTCGAGTAACGTTATAGAACTGAGTGACTGCATGTCATCCAAAAGATAGGCAGCATTTTCACTTGATGTGTACAGCAGGAATCAAGTCAGATAATGTAATTTGATAGTCATGTTATTTTACTTACTGGTACAATCattgaaaagcaacaaaacTTTGTAACCTGTGCTATTAACTGTTAAAGCTCTTTCATTTATTTTCCGTGACTCATAATGTTAATGTTACATATATGATAATTTGCTTTGCCTACTGCATAAACTGATGTGCATGTAACACACTAAGAGACTAATTATGACCACAACACAGCATTTGTGATTCTTAGTGATGGAAGGTTCTGGTACCAAGAAACAATTAGGACACAACCAAAGATAAcaaattttacatgaaaatatGCATATTTCAAATCTTGTTTCTTTATTGTCTTCTGGTGCCTTTGTCCTTACTGTGTGAACTTGTTTTCCCAGGTCTGGTGGTGTGTCTGTCCCCACACCCCATCACCTGTCCTGGATGTGTATTACAGAGAACGAAGGGCTACAAACTCAGGTCAGAACAAAGGCTGACTGATATTATGATTATAAGGAGTATGGAGTTTAAACAATAATTTCTGCATATGACTGTTACTCAGTCAATTGTATTTGAACAAGCATTGTTTATCACAGGCCACTGGTTGTAAACCATTTAACCATCGTTGTTATGTGCTGATCAGATTTTGGTAAATTTATGGTGCAGTATAGGATCTTTTGTTGAAGGGTGACAGGGCTTTTCATACTGTTGATTAGGGGGCATAATAGTTTGATACCCTACTAATAGATACAATCACTTTGTAGTTTGGACACAAAAAATATCAGTTAATACTTGTTTATATAAACTCCTTTACTAACCTACTCCTTAAGCAAATTGATTCTTGGTACTAGAGCCTTGATCACTCATGATTGAACCTGTCAATGAATTTTTTTGCAGGAACAACTCCCAGCAGATTTCTATCAGGATACAGAGTTTCGACTTTTGATATTTGAGGCTGGAAAGGCAACAAGTGACAATGTCTTGCAGGTGATATTCTTTGCAATCTTAAGAAGGCAGTGTGTATTGCTTCAATTTGAATTTCTCCTGGACTAGTAAGTTTCCAGGTTGAAATATGCAGATTTATAATAAGTAAAGGAAGCTTATCCCAACTTTGTTGTAAGTCCTTCCTCATGCCTAATTAGGTTTACTTACTTTTTGTCTGCCCTCCCTGTAGGAAGTATACAGGTTCCACTGCTGTGCCATCACTAAGAGGGATACCAGCCGGGAGCACCAGCTTGCTACCCTGACTGGCCTGAGTACCGAGGCCCTGTCCTTCCTAAAGGGTGTTCTCCAGGAGACACCTGCCCTGGGACATGCCATTCTAGCACACCTCACTGTGTCAGAGGACAGAGAGATGTACCTGCAACACAACCAAGCCTTACAGAAGCTGTACATAGACTGTATATTGGAAGATCTCGAAGCTTTGAACAAcatgaaagaagaagatgaagatcaTATAGAAAGATCACGTGACATTTGTAGACATCTTTATGATGTGCTTGCTTTGCTGAACCCTTCGAGAGACATGGTGGACCTCAGACTTCAGGACCTGTTTAGTAAGCTGCTTATCTCTGTCAGCAGAGACCAGTCAAGTTTGCAACTTAGTGCAATAAACTCCTGTCTCCTGGGAAGGCAAGACTCTTTCCTGTTGGAGGAACTAGCTGCTGTTGAAAATGAAGTGAGGCTTAGGACTAGTAGACAAAGATATGTTGAGAGAGTGGGTGTGTCAGAAGAGTCCACTAAAGGTGAGACTAATGACCAAGCCATCACCATGGCAATGACCATGGGAGAGGACAGGACAGCTGTATGGCAGAACTTGTTCTTCAGGTGTCTCCGGGGCCAGAGACACATCCTGGAAGATGTTGTGGTAAGGATCTAACAACAGTGTTGTCATTGCTCTAGCCGTTGGCATCTTATAAATGACATTCAACTGTAATATAGGTGGACTGTTTTGTAAGATTTTGTACATATCGTCTGTTAATGTTCCCATGGTTTTCAATATGTAGGATTTGTTGTAGAATTTGCTACGTGTACTGAATTGTGTACTTTGCCAATAGGGTACAGCAGTGTCCCTTGTGAAAGCTGGCCAGTTTGATGAGCTGGCTACCCTGCTGGCACCAGCAGAGTTCCATCCCCTGTGCCCCCTGGTGCTGCTGCTGGGGTGGAACCACTGTTACGGCTGCCACAACATCTCCAGACTCATGGATGGGCTGTGGAACAGTCAGGTCAGATGCACTACTGTCCTACTCATCAGAAATCCTCTTTTTTTATTCTCAAATTTGTGAAAATATACCAAAACATACTACCTGTTTGAATTTCATTATAAAAGATTAGTTTCCATCTACACGTACATTCTGCCAGCCTCATCATCATATATCTACCactttgttggaaaaaaaaacaactaaatctAGTATAAATCCAACATTGGCATGATGTGCTTAACCTTATAACCTTAACCTTATCTGTTATGAGCAATAATAGCTACAGTATTCTTCTGGCTGTTGTTGATACTGATTTTAACATggtccaaggacattatataggaaggactgagcacagaGTCAGTCCCCCGCTGCGCGCTATTGTACAGACCCGCCAAACCCCGCGGCGATCTATTGTTTCCACCCTCCGGCGGCGCTCCTTTGTGCTCCCCCGTTCAATTCATGTCTTCCCGCCAAAACCCTGCAAATGAGCccgatcatgacgtcacacgcTCCGAGGCTGGCCGAACACGGCCCGAACCTACCCGAACTACGGGCGAGATGCCTGTAGTTTCCgcggatttccttatttgggaagcaAACGTGACGTGTGCAAACAGCAGCAGCTTCTGGGGAAGAcgctggcggccattttgatatgtgttcGGGCGCTGTAGAGTAAAAATTGGTGAGTTTACAGGCTTTTTCGTGGAAATCTCATaaagtttttgtctgtaaaacatgtaagaacattcaaagatttatgctgctaaaacatagttacatcattatttgtgtataagtaaacgcttttttaaaaaacttcgaacgcttttgtttacattattgtacagtttactacagatcgctagcgatttttttGTGATCGTTGAGCAAGAACATTCCtcaattttttacaaattccgTAGATGGCCTTGCACGGTGAGCCAACAAAGTGGACATGTCCGTATTTCGGGGGTTGTTTGCAAAGCCAAGCCGTTTGTTATGCCAGCACTTGCACTGTGGGGAACATGTCCTGACATCCATATCTTTGTTAGGTTCCCAATCTTATCGACTCCcgatctttgtgtttttttgcagattgcaaactTCCGTGGAAGGGGCATGACCACCAGAGCGACGTCCCACGATACAGCGCTACCGAAAATACAACGTAGAAGATAAATAAAGATTTACGCATCAAATTATTTGTTGGAACCAACCtccaaaattctgtttttagtaaaatgtaacactacctgtaaatattgaataaatacatggatTTCTTGAATTCATAAATCTCTAGTGTGataatttcttcttcaattttctagtcggtATTCTAGCTTGACGCAAGTGTTTTTGCCTGACGGTAGCGATGAATgcagatcccccctccccacagttcggtTGCGCCAGACCATTGTTGCAGCAAATTATAAACGGATATTGGAGgtacgatttttaaaaatatgtgaCTCAGAAATACAGATCGTTTAGAAAACTAACTTATAAATACACaacacaaggacattatcattatgttgTGTTGCTTGATCTTGTGCTTGGTGAAGACGGCTCTCCTATAAACTTGTTTAAATCATGCAAGTGAAAGTGGTAGCTTTGTcgaaatttttgtgtgttttttttggacttcCAGCTTCCCCGTTTTTTGACGATCGTCTCGAAAATCACTCAAAAACAAAGTCACCTTCGCCTGGTCCGGCcattctgaatttgtgttacaataGTGGGCCGCTTGGAATACATGCAAATCTGGGGGTGATTCGTATGTAGGtgttaattatttttacaaccatgaaccgaaggttcttgaatagggactgactgtgtgctcagtccttcctatataatgtccttgcatggTCACACTGTTCTCCCTGTTCTGTCGTACAGGACCTGAGTGAGCAGGCTGACATGATGAAGAGCCAGCCCGTACTGTCCCAGGCCTGTAGGAACCTGGCCTATCAAGTGCAGCTGGTGCAATGGTGCCTGGACAAAACCAGGTTAGCACTTGTCTATCTTCTTGTCtatcttagcttgaaagttcatctgtgttggtagaaatcattcttaaac from Branchiostoma lanceolatum isolate klBraLanc5 chromosome 4, klBraLanc5.hap2, whole genome shotgun sequence includes these protein-coding regions:
- the LOC136433322 gene encoding uncharacterized protein produces the protein MPFLCKEAKLDASTRKLSQTLKDVIDDCLYCETLTETPNGDGATAQRKVTVTVKDMAAYFRSLSISLKKNENFVTAASVALVYAAITNCLPCAEILLKQGAKLAFNDPDVYGTALYQAVVADHPEMVKLLIQHGANVNANCTVFGTKPLHEATTKYDNSCIQVLVDAGADVNGRRSDGFSVLTHAILQTEDDNDRRAFRNFNNIKTLLKNGANLSLKLANHSLHESLLQCIQQEYEGDRVDMTSLLMTLKMLFDNGYKPKMSEFVQCISALSDGEGDVMEGVRFFMGQFTINELDVVHFDVFMSWVLENICEAYTDRDMANLCLCNLREIRKCFTLLTSAVVIYPCSLEARLLREKAHLFKYKAEILMEITDSPPHHSDLLVKFVDTMDWIEAQVNMLPSLKNLSRCVLRKALGTCGLSHKVEQVELPKELVTFTLLEDI
- the LOC136433324 gene encoding schlafen-like protein 1 isoform X2, encoding MSESHGVFVGNLNPSRGKEDLRHGLTCLLTSLGFSAVTEDDVEVKKKHRRAFGFIYFQCAEEQNHALSQVCGVSCDHRREDNVRIDIDSVIKGFRPQVFPSQYSVKFTPVLEQSIHGDAPTNRKVLSITVHTPTDRHQGLYATPHGEVFVRRDGSVEELSASGVQEWCRRNYQKDLQVLQDRERQLLRELQDKEHREQQRLKEQQDKDVSSQNYLQDLHVLQDREQQLLQELQDKEHRLKEVEKKLSSKSKVCVIL
- the LOC136433324 gene encoding schlafen-like protein 1 isoform X1; its protein translation is MSESHGVFVGNLNPSRGKEDLRHGLTCLLTSLGFSAVTEDDVEVKKKHRRAFGFIYFQCAEEQNHALSNLLSLSEDSLILISQLQIVAENKRLKINLKNDDHGEHRMEMGKRRKQVRNMEQHQMAAHESVTNHHSSNARCNSRPPDLLDFSKVPNETQRTDWPANRSSENWLLGESIGTETRSLEFKKGDGNFLDVHLKKTVAKYICAFLNSDGGTLMVGVTDDGQVCGVSCDHRREDNVRIDIDSVIKGFRPQVFPSQYSVKFTPVLEQSIHGDAPTNRKVLSITVHTPTDRHQGLYATPHGEVFVRRDGSVEELSASGVQEWCRRNYQKDLQVLQDRERQLLRELQDKEHREQQRLKEQQDKDVSSQNYLQDLHVLQDREQQLLQELQDKEHRLKEVEKKLSSKSKVCVIL